The genomic stretch CAGCACGGCCAGGGCCAGCCGGACGACGTCGGGCTTGCCCTCCACCACCCGGCTGATCGAGGCGGCCAGCTGCGCGCCGGCGGCCGCCACGTCCAGGTCGAGGTCGGCGTCGCCGGGAGCGGGTCCCCGGGCCCCCCGGTGGTCGTCGTGGGATCCAGCTCCCGGGTGCCCTCGGTCACCCGGCCCACGGTACGTGCGAAGCGCCGCCGAGGGGTGCCCAGCTCGCGGGCGGGCGTCGGCGGCCAGCGAGGCGGGGAGCCCGGGTGGTCGGGGGAGCCCGGTGGGGGTCGGTGGAGCGGAGGGGCCGACACGGCACGAAGTGGTGTCCAGTGGGGGCCAGTGGGTTAATGTGTCGCCGGATGGGGAGGCCGGGACCACGGATGGGATCCGGCAGAGCCACAGGAGGACAGATGCGGGGGGTGATCCGGTGTTCGTCGGCAGCTACCCCCTGCGCCTCGACGAGAAGGGCCGGCTCGCCCTCCCCGTGCGCTACCGCGAGCTGGTGGCCGGCGGCATGGTGATCAAGAAGGGCCAGGAGCGCTGCGTCTACGGCCTCACCATGGCCCGGGTCGCCGAGCAGAGCGCCGCCCTCAAGGCCATGGCCCCCTCCGACACGAACGCGGCCCGCATGCACGCGCGCATGAGCTTCGGCTCGATGGTCGAGGTGGAGGCGGACAAGACCGGCCGCATCACCCTCCCGGCCAGCCTCCGCGAGTACGCCGGCCTGGACCGCGACGTCGTCGTCGTCGGCGTCGACACCCGGTTCGAGATCTGGGACAGCACGACCTGGGACGCCTACGTGGCCGAGCAGGAGGCCGTCTTCGCCGCCATGGAGAGCGAGGGGATGCCGACCCTCTCCTGAGCCCGTCAGCACCCCACCGGCCCCCACCCCCGACCGCACCACCCGCCCGCACCACAGACCTGCACCACCCACCGGGCCGAGCCGACTTCCCCGCGGCTCGACCCACCGGGTCACGAGCCGGCTTCCCCCCGGCTCGGGCCACCGGACAGCGAGCCGACTTCCCCCCGGCTCGACGTCCTGCACCACCCGTG from Modestobacter roseus encodes the following:
- the mraZ gene encoding division/cell wall cluster transcriptional repressor MraZ: MFVGSYPLRLDEKGRLALPVRYRELVAGGMVIKKGQERCVYGLTMARVAEQSAALKAMAPSDTNAARMHARMSFGSMVEVEADKTGRITLPASLREYAGLDRDVVVVGVDTRFEIWDSTTWDAYVAEQEAVFAAMESEGMPTLS